The sequence below is a genomic window from Cicer arietinum cultivar CDC Frontier isolate Library 1 chromosome 6, Cicar.CDCFrontier_v2.0, whole genome shotgun sequence.
AACTCTAGTCAATCTacgtaatttttgtaaaatttgtgttgttattttttatgaatgaattatattaattatatatattttgttaatttaaaaaaaaaattgaatgtaaaaaaatatatattcccTCAAGGAAGTTGCATTTGTAAACTGGGAGTtacttaaggaagtcgccatttgcaAAGGCAACTtgtaattaagaaaaaaaaaatgacattatagtatataaattttcataatGGAGTGGTTtggtaatttttttgaaataatggttattaaaaaaaatcccgattttatacattttttaatccaattgaaaatagtttatttatttatttttatcaaattctgGAATTGTATTCATATTTGGACATTATTTTTGAAAGTTAATTGGTCGATTCGACCAACTCtgatacaaaaaataaaacatcataaaTTAATTGTCTAGAATATAATTTGAGCGTTAGCATAATTCGATAAAAGATATGGTTAATACAATTCTAACACAAAGTCATGcaaatgtattaatatattcttcaaaataaaaagaatatatttatCATCTGAGTTTCTCTTTCTTTATACTCTCGAGTTATCTCATTTATATCTAGTTTTGACTCtttctaaatatttaagtcattacACGTGAGTAATCTAATAATTTAAACTCTATGTAACAAACATGTCGTAAATACTACGTTAGTTTTACCAATACTCTCTTTTTgttattaactttatttttgtaAGATTGAACATAATTACATCCATAAATAGTGTCCCACTTATTCTCGTTTACCTATTGTTTTCGTCGAATATAAACGAAGAATTCATCTAATTAAGATGAATCATAAACTTCTCACCTTATTTAAACATCTAGTAAATatattagaatatatatatatatatatatatatatatatatatatatatatatatataaaagtttaagcattattaaatgatttatatattttttaatatatgatagacaatttcaaatattaaaccCTTGACAATTTACTAAATAAATTAAGTAGTATTCATTAATATAACTATCTGATAATAAAACCAATGATTTCTTTACTTGGTTAATTTATATGTTAAATCGtaagttcaaaataaaaatctacttaattaattatcctaattaataaaaatatggaaGTTATTTAATCACTATAATTGGAAACAACGGTGTAATCATTATTAATGTGTTATGTTATCTATACtaaatgtttaatttatttgtaaacaCAAACAATAATACATTTAATCGATCAAATTTATTGAATTCTTTTCTAGACTACGTGTGGTGTGAAGTTAAGTGTCCCGTGTAAATAAGCTttgaaaaaaactaaaattcaattatttgtttcaaaaataaaacaagacatcCTTCAATCATAACTCCTCAATATTTGTTAATTACTCAATGGCAACATGACCACAATGGCAAGAATCCATCAAATCATTCTGTTGTGGGAAATTGAATCCATGAACTCCAACTACACAagaataatataattcattGAAGAgcaaacaataataatttttatgatggtTGAAGAATCAGAAATCATATttgattatcttttattttatattttttattttatcgtattatgtttattttaattttattattatgtcgttattactattgtaatttctttttctatataaaCAAATTAGGGTTGTAGTAATaagatagaaaaatattttattttcttcatggtatctagagctatTGGTTAGGGTGCTATAAAACTTTCCACAACCTAGTGGATTTTAGAACTCCAAATGACActaacattttgtttttaatttttgaatgaaCTATTTTGTGATTTGATCTGTTTTTCTGTCTACCTAATGACACACAATACTCCATGGAAGACGACCCTTGTGAGTAACAGCGGCGACAACAATGACGATGATTTGGGTGAAAAACCAAAAGTAGTCAACAACGACAATATTGGTTCAGGCAACGACGCCCCTAGTGGCGATGGCCCAGGAGGCAGTGGCGGCTGAAATGGTTTctccatttttaaattttttttatccatgAGGGAACTTCTAATGCCCTCAAGGTTAAAGTCCAAAAACTCAATGGAAAAATTATTTCGAATGGTCTCAAACTGCAAGATTAATACTATACGGCGAGGAAAAATATGGTCCTCACAGGAGATGTGCAAATGTCTGCCACAACAAATCTGAATTACAATTTTCTGGAAATATGAGAactctattattattgtttGGTTGATTAGTAATATGGAATAAGAGATTGGAAAACCTTTTATGTTCTTGCCTACTGGGAAGGAAGTTTGAGAGGTTTTCAGAGAAACATATTCTAATATTCATaattcttctcaaatttttttatctcaaattaCGATAGTGGCATGTCAAGCAAGGAGACAAATATGTCACTACCTATTATAATGAGTTGATGACAATATGGCAAGAATTGGATCTCTATTATGATTGTCATTGGAAGTGTTGTGAGGACAATGCTTTGTTTCTTAAGAGATAGGAGAATGACTGAGTATTCATGTTCTTGGTTTGGCTTAATAAGCGACTTGATGAAGTCCGAGGTAGAATATTCGGGAAGATTCTATTGCCATCACTTCAGGAAGCTTTCTCAGAAGTTAGAAGAAAAGAGGTGAGATATGGTGGTATGGTGGGTGTCACATTATGTTGCTAAGGTCAAAAGTTCTGCTCTAGTCACTAATAATGAAGAAGGGAAGAGAGATGGCATGAAACCATGGTGTGAACATTGCAAACGTCCATGGCACACACGTGATACATGTTGGAAGCTCCACAGAAAACCTCCAAATTGGAAGAAAAAGGTAGGAAACGAATGTCATGTCTTCCAAGCTGGTACCTTTGACCAAGAGAAGCAGTCTCCTTCAAGCCCATCTCCTTTTACCAAGGATCAGTTAGACCAACTATACAAACTCCTTGAGTCTCAAACTCTTTCTTCCTTTATATCTCAAAGAGGTAATTTTTCAAATACTGCTCTACTTAGCGTCAATCTTTGTCATACTTGGATTATCGAGCTGGTGCTACTGATCATATGAATGGCGAgtcaattttgttttctttttatagtCCTGGTGCTGGtaaccacaaaattaaaattgtagatGGCTCTCTTTACGCCATTGTAGGGAATTGTTTCAATATTCAGTCACTTTTGTTAACCTTAAAAGACGTCTCTGCTGATTTGCCACTAAAAGTTTTTAGTTGCCCTGCTTTTGTTCATGAACATAAACAACTTGGCAAACTCAAGCCATGAGCAACTCATAAGAGGTTTAAgtattttgaaccaaaatgaaaaagaatttttgtaacCATGAATGTACTTTTGTTGAAAATTAAcctttttttagtaacattcaTCTTCAGAGGGAAATTTTAAGGaaaattaatcttttgtttttgaaaacatCATTACTTTAGGTGATATAGTGTTGTCTCAAAGTTCTAAGACTCCTATTGATCTAAGTAGTCAATCACACCAGTTCACAATGAGATCGAGCTGGCGTGGAGCTGCGCAGTGCCTGGCTGATGAGGCATGGTGCGGTGCGAAACACAAAAATGGTTGTTATGACTGGGTTCTCGGATCACATGTCGCATTTTCTCGTGGCCCAGAAACATGAATGtgtttttttaaggaaaaaccAAGATTGCCCTTAAATTTTTAAGAGGTATTTTAGGTTTTTCGCTTTTAACCCTAATTTTGTTGTCATCTCTCCTTCGAACACTCTCTTCCACTTAGTTTTTTGCGACCACTCCCTTATTTCCTCTATTATCCAACAACGTCGGCCACCGCCTAGTAGCGGCACCCACCTTCCGGCCACTGTCGTCCATCGCCCAAattcttctttctttctctaTTTTGTTTCCTTGcttctttatttgttttctttctacTTTCGTACTCCTTCCTCAGTTTGTTCCACTTtagttctttctttttttacttattCTTATTTCTTTTCTTACTTATTGCTTCATTCTTGTCTTACTTAttccttcttcttttttatttatttttttacttattcatgcttcctttcttttttttctaagTTCTTTTGTCTCTGTTTTTATATCCATTcatatttctttaaatcttgttagtatttaaatgtattttttttattaaaacttgTGGATTTTAATTGGTATTAATGAATATTTCAGAGTTTGAATCGTTgtttaatttttcataatatatatatatacacacacacacgaTTCTTGACTAAAATTGGTCGCACTACAAATTGTCTCAATCCTCTGTTTCTGGAGTGGGAGCAACAACCTAATTAGTGTTAGTAAATTCATACAAGATAATGgagtttcttttcatttcaCCCCAAAGAAGATGACAAATAATGGAGTTTCATTGAATTTCACCCTAATAAAGATAATGGAGTTTCTTTGAATTTCACAATTTTTAAGAAGATAAATCTAGAGGATGAATCTGATTATGTCAAAAACAGTCAAAGTAAATTCTATgtaagttttgaaaaatttatattgtgcATTCATTCTACTATGTTGCACAAGTAAAACCAGTTTACTTCTCGAGCATGTTGGCTCCtacaaattattgaaaatattaatcaaaacaaaatatcattaGCTTGAATACTTTGAGTGACGGTGGTATcttttgagataaaaaattgattatctCTATTTACCACCGCAACGTAACACCATATGATATTATCATTTACACAATAGTATTATGGCTCATGGGTACTATTACtgaaaacaataaataattgCAAATCAACTAAATATAATGTGTGTCAAAATGTAAATATTTCGGAAATAATTCGGACACATAAAATCATAGCCATAATTTAACTATGGTAATACAAAtggaaaataacaaaataaagttctaaAACTCACCTTTTTATTTTCAAGaatattttcatctcttttaatttcttgataaagATACTATGAAAAAGACACTAATGATCTATCGCTGCAAATCAAACCACAATAATCATAATTAGTATCAGATTGCTAATTGCATAATAAAGAATTCAAATAATAAGAAATTGAAACAAATTCATGACTTTTGAAGGTTGAAATTTAACAACATTTTGGGATCTAAAAATGTTTGCcaataaagataaaaaagataattgAGGGGACTTCCAAGGAGTGGTATAGCAAATTATCttagaataaaagaaaaacaaatcaaCAAAGTACGAAAGAGATAAAATGAAACCTCCACTCTCACATCTTTGTACGACCATATTACTTATGCTCCTAAATTGTCATTACTTCGAATCGTGAAAGGTAAAGATACCCTTAGACTTGAGGTATTTTTGGATCTTCTCATATTCTATTTTAATGCATCTTCTCTTTCGTTGTTCTGCGACTTCttttctcctttttaatattaagACACATCACTAGAGTTTGCTATATTTGCAGCCATATAAACTGGATGAGAATAGACTCCGCTTATTGTCTGATCTACTTATGGTTTGGCCGGATCTAGTTAATAAAAAGACTAGTctcagactatttttaaaatttaataaaaaggctacctcactatttttaaagtatatttatttatataggtCAGACTCatacttataaaaaagtctattagaCTTGACAGAccgacatatatatatatatatatatatatatatatatatatatatatatatattttattatttattaatgttattttttattattatgttaataatattatttcttattttaaattctatttagACAAATACTCGGTAGTCGTTTCATATTCAGTAGCcatttaattagtcaataactcagtagttgttccatatttgtttgagagtaataatgagtgcatttgtttcaggaaaaaaaatctattcattgaaatcaaaaattacgatttagggtttaaatatatttgtttcagattttttaaaaattattttgttaaaaaaattattttttgtttaatatatatagatatgagTGGAGAGAATCATGTGGAgagcatttaaatatattaatacgaataagacttttaaataggtttctaagcttttaaaaaggtcagaccatgccgaaaaaaaaaaaagaaaaaaaaaacctatgataggccgtaatcctaaaaaattaattgtagatCAAACTCaggcctgacctattcccatCGCCTATCAATAAGCCTCCCAATTATTCTTCTATGCTAACTCACTCTACCTATCATGATCTTAGGTGAAGGCTATGAGGCTATGTGTGTGCTCCTTTAGAGTGCAAGAGTTTGCATAAAAATTCTGTTAGTTTCTCTCTGTTAAATTTAGTAATTCATGTTcacatattgtttaatttgcaaTAAACTCCCTAATCAATTAGCAAGGCTAATAAAAGTTCCAGTGTAATATCTTATAATCAATTTCTGCCTCAGAACCCATCACAACTTGAATAAAAACAGTTAACCAAGATTCACACCTTTTTTTCTGAATAAATATCATTACAACACAAGTAGGTGGAATTAAGGGACAAAAATAAAGAGCATGAAGGTAAGAAACTTGAAAATGAATACTTTTATCATTGGCAATTTGGCATTATCATTCAGCAAATAAAGAATCCAATCCAATCTAATCTATTCAATCAAAAGTTAGGGGATCCAAAAAAATCATTACAAATCCACCCCCAAAGCATTTTTTTACTAATCCATTCTATACAGTATATACAATGTGGgtttattttacttttgattATACATCAATAATCCAAATTGAACATCAACAATGATTACACTgcaatacaaaaaattaaaaaacccaAAGTAATCCTATATATGTAGAACAACAAAAACAGAATTGCAGGGTTACAAATCATTTGAATATCCTTCCCTTTCTCTAATCATCTTTAGCCCAAAATACCTGCCAAAATAGTAAAATCACAAACATAATTACTAATTATTTCacattaatcaaacatataacTATAGAAACTGAAATAAACTCACCTTCCCAACATCATTAATGTAGCTTGAGGATTAGTTCCAGGTGAAACACTAAAAACAGAACCATCAACAATCCGAAGAGAATCAATTCCAATGACTTTCAAATGTGAATCAACAACCCTACCAACCACACAACCACCATGATAATGCCAAATAGTACTAACAGTCCTTCTACAAAAATCAGCCATTTCAATATAATCACTTTCATCATTAGGCAAAGCAGGTCCAATAAACCTAAAATCTCTAACACCTAACCAATTCACAAACTTAAAATCATTCATTGCTCTACTCCTAAGTACTTCCCCTAATTTCCTTGTTCCATTAACACACCTTTCAACATCAACACCGTTGTTAAAGTAATTAAACCTAACAATTGGATTAAACCTAACATCAGTTGAAGCTAATCTTAGAAAACCAGCAGAAACAGGTCCTGAAATCTTCGAAATCAACGTCGCAACAGTTAGATAAAGCGGCGAATTAGATTCACGGATGAAGAAATTCCGAACCGGTGATGAAAACGGAACAACATTAGAAGCTGCTTCTATGTAAGCACCTGAATTCGTTATACCTACAACTTGTATAAGCGAATGTTCAAGTGGAATTGAAGGTAGAAAAGTGATTCCGTTACGTGGATTATCGTATAGAAAATGACCTACGTATGGTAAATGATGTGTCACTGGTATTCCCCATGAAGAAAGATAAGGTCTAGGTCCAATTCCACTTAATAGAAGAAGTTGTGGACTTCCAATTGCACCTGCTGCAAGAATCACTTCTCCGCGTCCTCTCAAAATCGCGTGATGATATTTTCCGTTTTGATCGCGATAAAGAACTCCAATCGCAGAAGTTGTTGCAGAAGAAGAAGTTTCAGAACTCgttgttgttgaagatgatgaagaagcgAGAAGGATTCGTTCGACGCTAGCGTAAACGGCAATGCGAAGATTGGAGTGTCGTGCATAGCGTAAAAGATCTGCGGAACTATGTCGTTTACCTGAAGTATCAAAAGTGGACCCACCAATTTTGGTACCAGTAGCGTGATCTAAGGTGAAACCGTTATAGGGACCCACACGAGCTTCTAGAAGACCATCACGAAAAGCGGATTGCCACGTTTTAAGTTGAGGACGAAAAACGATTTCTCTTTCAACCCATTCGTAAGATTCGTTCACAAGTTTTGAGTCCCAAATAACACCGGAGCGTGTAAAAAATTCGTGATCGGCTCGGCTATAAAAGCCGGCGTTAATTGCGCTACTACCGCCGAGAACGCGGCCACGTGCGTTGAGTACGCCGTCTTCTGAAATGAATGATTGAGCCGGTGAGTCTTCGTTGTTGGCGTTGTTTACGTTTGCGTTTAATAATGTGTTCAAGAAACCTTCTTGGTTCATTAAATTGGATTTACCGTGGGTAACTCCACCACGTTCGAGGACTAATACGCGGTAATTTTGGGAGAGTGTGGCGGCTAATGGACAGCCGGCTGTTCCGCCGCCGACTATTATGTAATCGTAGTAATCTTCTAAGGGAAACTCGCTTGCGTTAGCCACCATCCTTAAGTAACTCGGCGGCTTATCTGCAGTTCAATacatacagttataaattactaaaagataatagaaatgtttatttcttgtaaattaattagttaatgcGTAATTagtgaattattattttacctTGTTGTTCTTGAGAGTTAGATTCTTGATTTTGTGTTGGAGAAGCGAATGCAGAACCGATGAATATTGTGATGAAAGATGTGAGAAATAGAAACTCTGTTGTAACGGTTATGGCAGATTTCTCCATTTTTTGTTctgttttcttcttcaactttcTGAAGTgaaaaagttgtattttttgttttgtggtTTGAATGGTTCTTTCTTGCTTCTTGGAGTGTGAAGAGTGAAGAGAGTGGATTCGGAGGAGTAATGTTATTATGCACAAAACCGTTTTGTATAATTTGTAATTTGTAAGTTGGAGTTTACCGTTTTGGGTTTCTCAAAAGCGATAGAAAGTCTTAAACGCAGCGTATTGGTAATTCATCTTATCTCATTGGTTAATCTTTGTTTTAGTATGTTCTTTTACAGTTTCACTTCATGTGGTATTTGTGTGGGTGTTTTAGTAATTGAAATGTTGCTCAATGTCTTGTGTGAGGTTTAGCATTTTTCTGCAGCAATGCAAGTATTGAGGCATTTTGGagaaatttgttattttgtaattgtatcaacaaaattaaatgaCATACAATATTTTTTCCGGTAACAAatataacttattttattaataattgtaaCTATAATACAAGATAGAATataatgaaaatgaaagttACTAACGAATGACATTAATGTCCAttcatctaaaaaaataaaactaacccCCTAACCAACAAATGAACTATattaattgtttaaatttatCTTAAAGTTTGGTGAACTAATGTAGGAAAATTTACAAGTTTTCAAAAAACCCATGATGCCATTTACCACTGTCTTAATCAGCATAAATCATGTTTTTATATACTTACATATGAAACcatataataaaaactaaactTTTGCGAGAAGTAAATTTTTACTGTGATGTAGATAAAATACCACATAATCAAACAAGTGTTACAttctaaaacataaaattagaCAACACATTATTGGACTTGTCTTATCAGCTAACATTTTGGTACTATTTGCTTTATGTACTTCCTTAGTAACTTCAGGTGAGAAAAGTTGGCCCTTTATTATTGTGTTATAGTGCCCATCAATTATGAATTATCTATGTGTGATATATTAAGATTCAGATTGTCTAAAACTTTTGTGCACAATTCCGTAAAAGAAAAAGATCATTAAAATTGTGATGGACTGATATTGGACAATGAAGTAAGTCCAGCCCATGGTGTCTTCAAATATATGTAATAGCCCATAATACATTATCTAATTATCAAAGTTGCCCACTCACAAACAACAAAATTGGGATAATCCcgctcttttatttatttatttatttatttagagaATTTAACGATGAAATTCACACACATTAATTGTAAAGAAATAGAGAATCACATATTTGAATCTGCACCATAACATATTTCGcctctttttttattaaaaaaagaaacaaataagTTAGGTTAATCTCTCCTAATTTAATGTAATAATATGCATAATTCCGATTTTGCAAAGCCATGAGGCTCTTGTGTTGGGATTGGGCTCCCTTCATGTGTGGAGAAATATCTAAATGTTGTAGTTCATTTTGTGTATCACTTATTCAATTAGAGAAGGGTCTTACTAAAGTTGAGAAATGtaatattattaagaaaaaacaGTCACCAAAAAGAGataaagaagagagaaaacTCATTTTCGATTTTCTCACAGCAGCCTCGCTAAAACCTCCATTGTGCATTTGTTCATTGTTGGATCGGGTTTTTTGGACAGTAGGTTTGTAAAAAGGGTATGAACAGAGAGCTATTGCATTCGCATTGCTATTGCAATTTTTGgctattttgttcattttttgttCCCGTTTGTAGATTTTTGTGATTTGTTATCTTAGTTGGTTGTTGATATAATTTGTGAATCATTTTAAGACTCTCTTGTaccttatttgattatagttatttttttggttttgaCGATATGTGATTTTTACCCTTGTATGAAGATgtttttcatattaaaatatcaatacgTCTCACGAGTTCTTACGAATTGAAAGAATTTTATATATTCTATGttatttgttattgtttttatatGTTAGTTCTCCGTCATCATGTAGTGAAAGATTACCAAGACCTATCAATGCTCAATCttgtttaattaaattcaactcattcattttttttttaataaatcagGTCATGTTTAACTAATTAACTCctcatttatttcatatatatatatatatatattggccTCATATATAGATtatgtttgataaaatttagGTGATAGTTTATAGTTTATTGCTAAAAGTTGTCAATTTAATTGAAGTGTTCGGTAAAATTAGCTATTTAAtcagttttaaaatataaaatgatatataaggacatttttaaataaaattaagtttataataattaatactttgtagtttttttttaaaaaatttattatctgataactttttttatttagttagtttatttattttacattatttactttaaaatattaattatttaaaaaataattacttataagtaatttaaaattacaataaataagttatttattaatttgatataattttatttatttagctaattgatttcattttaaattctaacaactaaattataaagagtaaaaaatgattttaattacaAGAATAATGATAAAATTGGTAAAGAAAATGATAAACTATTAACTCAAAAGTTACTTGaagtagtttataaaaaaacactATAAATTTAAGTTATAAACTCATAAATGACTATTACCAAATATATGTTATAGCTATTAGGTTATataaacttgtttttttttctagCCAAACAAACccataaactttatttcttctttgttgatttatatagattttaaatattaaagcaTTTGTAGCTGCAAGTTGCAACGTATCAATATCAAAACTTTGAGagtaaatttttaatttgatctttAAAATTGTACTTATTTTACAATCTAGTCTTGCATACTATCAACATTCTAAAATAATCatgaaattacaaaatattaatcaaatttgtCTATATATTAGTATTTGTAAAAACTATAGTGACATTAAATTGTTAATGTTGGATATGTATTTGAAATTAAGTGGGTAATGTCAATGATAAATATGATAGTAGATGAGACATAATTATGTATTTGATTATCAATAAGCAATTCTAgtgaatatttataaatatcaataacatataatggtaGTTTAGTGGTAATGATCGAGAAGAAGTTTCATAAATGAGTTATATTATTCAATCTTTGGTGTAAAGAATTTATCTTTCCTCTAAATAAATTACTTACCActaaaatttatctataaaaaatgtTGATAAGGTCTctattatttacaaataaataaataaatattaactcGACTCCTAAATATATGAAGCTCTTTTTTCTTAAGATtccttaattttttcaaaagcattaattttttttactgatttaccctttaattatgttacatctttttgtaatttgtaataaatactacaataaaatttataaattggcCCTCTCTATAAACTACTAAAGTAATTTAAATTGTCCACAAATTTAATACTACAATCAACTTTTTTAATTCCCGTAATTTAAAGTATGTTTGGCAAGACAAAAAAAATGAGCATATAGCTAATAAGCTATAAGACCTGTTTgataatattcatttatgaGCTTATAACTTATAGTAATTTTCAATAAACTAATTCAAGTCGCTTATGAGCTTGTACCTTATCattttttctttcgattttattcttattattgtaactaaaatattttataattttaaaaaaaaaataaatttaaaaaaaattaaaatttctttataaatagtttatataatttaaaatataaaataattttaataaataataattttaagtaaataatttaaaataatttatttatcataatttaaaataaacaaactagctaaataaataaaaaatacatcatattgataattaattaatttattataatttaaaattatttattaatttaaaataattaatatgttaaagtaaataatttatttattgtattttaaaataaataaaatagataaataaaaaatatatcatattgataaattttaaactactacttttaaatattttaaacattaattaataaaatttatttttaattaaaaatgtatttttattattttta
It includes:
- the LOC101508164 gene encoding (R)-mandelonitrile lyase-like, which encodes MEKSAITVTTEFLFLTSFITIFIGSAFASPTQNQESNSQEQQDKPPSYLRMVANASEFPLEDYYDYIIVGGGTAGCPLAATLSQNYRVLVLERGGVTHGKSNLMNQEGFLNTLLNANVNNANNEDSPAQSFISEDGVLNARGRVLGGSSAINAGFYSRADHEFFTRSGVIWDSKLVNESYEWVEREIVFRPQLKTWQSAFRDGLLEARVGPYNGFTLDHATGTKIGGSTFDTSGKRHSSADLLRYARHSNLRIAVYASVERILLASSSSSTTTSSETSSSATTSAIGVLYRDQNGKYHHAILRGRGEVILAAGAIGSPQLLLLSGIGPRPYLSSWGIPVTHHLPYVGHFLYDNPRNGITFLPSIPLEHSLIQVVGITNSGAYIEAASNVVPFSSPVRNFFIRESNSPLYLTVATLISKISGPVSAGFLRLASTDVRFNPIVRFNYFNNGVDVERCVNGTRKLGEVLRSRAMNDFKFVNWLGVRDFRFIGPALPNDESDYIEMADFCRRTVSTIWHYHGGCVVGRVVDSHLKVIGIDSLRIVDGSVFSVSPGTNPQATLMMLGRYFGLKMIREREGYSNDL